From one Clostridium cylindrosporum DSM 605 genomic stretch:
- a CDS encoding ABC transporter ATP-binding protein, producing MLRLQNLHKTFGKGTVNENYLYKGISLEIESGDFITIIGSNGAGKSTLLNIIGGKIPLDEGIISIKDKNISDMPEYKRCKFIGRVFQDPSLGTSPSMTILENLSMAYNKGKKFNLTLGVQKGKIDYFKGLLSKLNLGLEAKLHTKVGDLSGGQRQSLALLMATMSNPDVLLLDEHTAALDPKTSEIILDLTEEIIKEKNMTSLMVTHNLNHAIKAGNRLIMLHRGNIIMDIKGEEKKNLTIEKLIDSFEKLNFKNELSDRAIFS from the coding sequence CTGCTACGTCTACAGAATCTGCATAAAACATTTGGAAAAGGAACTGTTAATGAAAACTACCTTTACAAAGGAATTTCACTAGAAATTGAAAGTGGAGATTTTATTACCATTATAGGTAGTAATGGAGCAGGAAAATCTACTCTTTTAAATATAATAGGGGGAAAAATCCCTCTAGATGAAGGTATTATTTCTATTAAAGATAAGAATATATCTGATATGCCAGAATATAAGCGTTGTAAGTTCATTGGGAGAGTATTTCAAGACCCATCTCTTGGTACAAGCCCTTCTATGACAATACTTGAGAACCTTTCAATGGCATATAATAAGGGTAAAAAATTCAACTTAACCCTAGGAGTTCAAAAAGGTAAAATAGACTATTTTAAAGGTCTTTTATCAAAGCTTAACCTTGGTCTAGAAGCCAAGCTTCATACTAAGGTTGGAGACCTTTCAGGTGGTCAAAGACAATCACTTGCACTACTTATGGCAACAATGTCTAACCCAGATGTTCTTCTTCTTGACGAACATACTGCAGCACTTGACCCTAAAACATCTGAGATAATTCTTGATCTTACAGAAGAGATAATCAAAGAAAAGAACATGACTTCACTTATGGTAACACATAATCTTAATCATGCAATTAAGGCTGGAAATAGACTTATAATGCTACATCGTGGAAACATTATAATGGATATAAAAGGTGAAGAAAAGAAAAACCTAACAATTGAAAAACTAATAGATTCATTTGAAAAGTTAAACTTTAAAAATGAACTAAGTGATAGGGCTATATTCTCTTAG
- a CDS encoding ABC transporter substrate-binding protein, which translates to MVGNLKKFSRGLVLALASTLIFASCSPAGGGSSKEGNVKTVGVIQHVQHPALDSANEGFVKALADKGYKDGEKVKIDQKNAQGEVVNNDSIAKKFASDKVDLIFAIATPSAQAAYNATKEIPVVLTAVTDPVAAKLVKSMDKSGTNVTGTSDLAPIKKQLEIVKKINPNAKKVGFMYNAGEANSVIQAKEAAKAAKELGLEIVEQTITSTNDVAQATDIVCSKVDALYIPTDNMVVSARAIVAKKALDKKIPVISAEGSVVEAGGLLSEGLDYKSLGYEAGLMAVDILEGKSKPQDMKVKLAEKFTLTVNKKTLDKLGIKLPKELQDKAQFVGGEK; encoded by the coding sequence ATGGTAGGAAACTTAAAGAAGTTTTCAAGAGGGCTTGTTCTAGCTCTTGCTTCGACGCTAATTTTTGCTAGCTGTTCACCAGCAGGTGGAGGTTCATCAAAAGAAGGTAATGTTAAAACAGTTGGTGTAATCCAACACGTACAACACCCAGCACTTGATTCAGCTAATGAAGGGTTTGTTAAAGCTCTAGCTGATAAAGGCTATAAAGATGGTGAAAAAGTTAAAATTGATCAAAAGAATGCTCAGGGAGAAGTTGTTAACAACGATTCAATTGCAAAGAAATTTGCATCAGATAAGGTTGATTTAATATTTGCTATAGCAACTCCATCAGCACAAGCAGCATATAATGCTACAAAGGAAATTCCAGTAGTATTAACAGCAGTTACAGACCCAGTTGCAGCTAAACTTGTTAAATCAATGGACAAGTCAGGAACAAACGTTACTGGAACATCTGATTTAGCACCAATTAAGAAACAATTAGAAATAGTTAAGAAAATCAATCCAAATGCTAAAAAAGTTGGTTTCATGTATAATGCAGGTGAAGCAAACTCAGTAATTCAAGCTAAGGAAGCTGCAAAGGCTGCAAAGGAACTTGGACTTGAAATAGTAGAACAAACTATAACATCTACTAATGACGTTGCTCAAGCAACTGATATTGTTTGCTCAAAGGTAGATGCTTTATATATTCCAACTGATAACATGGTAGTTTCAGCAAGAGCTATTGTTGCTAAAAAGGCTTTAGATAAGAAGATACCAGTTATTTCTGCTGAAGGAAGCGTTGTAGAAGCTGGCGGTTTATTATCAGAGGGACTTGACTATAAGAGTCTTGGTTATGAAGCTGGTCTTATGGCAGTAGATATACTAGAAGGTAAGAGCAAGCCTCAAGACATGAAGGTTAAACTTGCAGAAAAGTTCACTTTAACTGTAAACAAAAAGACTTTAGATAAACTTGGAATAAAACTACCTAAGGAACTTCAAGACAAAGCTCAATTTGTAGGTGGTGAAAAGTAG
- a CDS encoding ABC transporter permease, with product MSFLISVLEQGLIYGIVSLGIYITYKILDFPDLSVDGSFPLGAGATAMCLTLGINPYVTLLIAFAAGAIGGLLTGILHVKFKITNLLSGILVMLALYSITLRVMGGKPNIALYNEKTVFIEGIPSIIIIAIIAVVCKILLDLFFKTKLGFMLISAGDNPQLVTSLGVNKGFVITIGLMISNGLVALGGSLIAQYQGFVDVSMGAGTIVVGLASIILGTSLFKKVNFIAITTVTVIGALLYKLIIGIALAANLPPEDMRLITALIVVIALVANNTKFKFKKKNRTIGGDSSATSTESA from the coding sequence GTGTCATTTTTAATCTCAGTACTTGAACAAGGACTAATATATGGAATAGTTTCACTAGGAATATACATCACATACAAGATACTAGATTTTCCTGATTTATCAGTTGATGGATCATTTCCACTAGGTGCAGGGGCAACAGCTATGTGCTTAACCCTAGGTATAAATCCCTACGTTACTCTACTTATAGCGTTTGCTGCAGGAGCAATTGGCGGACTTTTAACAGGTATTTTACACGTTAAGTTTAAAATAACTAATCTATTATCAGGTATACTTGTTATGCTTGCACTATACTCTATAACATTAAGAGTTATGGGTGGTAAACCAAACATTGCTCTTTATAACGAGAAAACTGTTTTTATAGAAGGAATTCCTTCTATTATAATAATTGCAATTATTGCAGTTGTTTGTAAGATACTTCTTGACCTATTCTTTAAGACAAAGCTTGGCTTTATGCTTATATCAGCTGGAGATAACCCTCAGCTAGTAACTTCTCTTGGAGTTAATAAAGGCTTTGTTATAACTATTGGTCTTATGATTTCAAACGGTCTTGTTGCACTTGGTGGTTCACTAATCGCTCAATATCAAGGTTTTGTTGATGTATCAATGGGAGCTGGTACTATTGTTGTAGGACTTGCTTCAATAATACTTGGTACTTCGCTATTTAAGAAGGTTAACTTTATAGCTATTACAACTGTAACTGTTATAGGTGCACTTCTTTATAAGTTAATTATTGGTATTGCCCTAGCTGCAAATCTTCCACCAGAAGATATGAGACTTATTACAGCTTTAATAGTTGTTATTGCATTAGTAGCTAATAACACTAAATTTAAGTTTAAGAAAAAAAATAGAACTATTGGAGGTGATTCTTCTGCTACGTCTACAGAATCTGCATAA
- a CDS encoding uracil-xanthine permease family protein, producing the protein MIDNVVKEAQVTSSPFEEKVPPREKIILALQQVLTLCPGSITVALVVGRAMKADPETLAFLVASTLFANAIAALIQVYGIGKFIGSKAPLALGASFVPLAPMIIVGTKHGFPALFGAIMVSSVVVFVLCFFMHKILVFFPPIVMGSFVTLLGISLAPVAFGELAGAHGSPTYGSAKNLILGFVVIAIVIAFERFGKGIVKSIALMLGLVIGTIIGAFMGMIDFTPLMEAKWFQIVTPFKFGVPQFNTEAIVIMTIFCIINLVQCIGVFAILDDLSGQTTNNKGKSKGLRGQAVAQLLAGAFNAFPQAFLSENVAIFRFSKYKSNSIIRTAAVMLIIIAFIPKLTTLITLIPTPVLGGVTVCLFGIITTSGMSILRNVNLSDNKNFIILAISMSLGIGAHYAGKEAFVGLTGIWGQLLSNGLFMVSVSSILLYTLFNFGEIKTKLKES; encoded by the coding sequence ATGATTGATAACGTTGTAAAAGAGGCACAAGTTACAAGTTCGCCTTTTGAAGAAAAAGTTCCGCCAAGGGAGAAGATTATTCTTGCACTTCAGCAAGTACTAACTCTTTGTCCAGGATCAATTACAGTTGCATTAGTTGTGGGACGTGCAATGAAAGCAGATCCTGAAACCTTAGCATTTTTGGTAGCGTCAACTCTATTTGCTAATGCTATAGCAGCACTAATCCAAGTTTATGGTATTGGTAAGTTTATAGGGTCTAAAGCACCACTAGCACTAGGTGCATCATTTGTACCGCTTGCTCCAATGATAATAGTTGGAACTAAACATGGTTTCCCAGCTTTATTCGGTGCCATAATGGTATCCTCAGTCGTAGTTTTTGTGCTATGTTTCTTTATGCATAAGATACTAGTATTCTTCCCGCCAATAGTTATGGGGTCATTTGTTACACTACTAGGGATTTCTCTTGCACCAGTTGCATTTGGAGAATTAGCAGGTGCACATGGAAGCCCAACATATGGTAGTGCTAAAAACCTTATACTAGGATTTGTGGTTATAGCAATTGTTATTGCCTTTGAAAGATTTGGTAAGGGTATAGTTAAATCAATAGCTCTAATGCTTGGTCTTGTTATAGGTACTATAATAGGTGCATTTATGGGTATGATAGACTTTACACCACTAATGGAAGCTAAATGGTTCCAAATAGTAACTCCATTTAAATTCGGAGTACCACAATTCAATACAGAAGCAATAGTAATTATGACTATATTCTGTATAATTAACCTTGTTCAATGTATAGGAGTATTCGCAATCCTAGACGATTTATCAGGTCAAACAACAAACAACAAAGGAAAATCAAAGGGCTTAAGAGGTCAAGCAGTAGCTCAGCTTTTAGCAGGAGCTTTTAATGCATTCCCTCAAGCGTTCCTAAGCGAGAACGTTGCAATATTTAGATTCTCAAAGTATAAGAGTAACAGTATAATAAGAACAGCTGCGGTAATGCTAATTATAATAGCATTTATTCCTAAGCTAACAACACTAATAACACTTATTCCAACTCCTGTTTTAGGTGGAGTTACAGTATGTTTATTCGGTATAATAACTACATCAGGTATGTCAATACTTAGAAACGTAAACCTATCTGATAACAAGAACTTTATTATACTAGCTATAAGTATGTCACTAGGAATAGGAGCACATTATGCTGGTAAAGAAGCATTTGTTGGACTTACTGGAATATGGGGCCAACTTCTAAGCAATGGTCTATTCATGGTTAGTGTTTCTTCAATACTTCTATATACACTATTTAACTTTGGTGAAATTAAAACTAAACTAAAAGAATCATAG
- a CDS encoding DUF362 domain-containing protein: protein MAFVISEACIACGACAPECPVSCISQGEVKFDIDSEVCISCGNCANICPVGAPAEA, encoded by the coding sequence ATGGCATTTGTAATTTCAGAAGCATGTATCGCATGCGGAGCATGTGCTCCAGAATGTCCAGTAAGCTGTATATCACAAGGTGAGGTAAAATTTGATATCGACTCAGAAGTTTGTATATCATGTGGAAACTGTGCAAATATTTGCCCAGTAGGAGCTCCAGCAGAAGCATAG